In one Hypomesus transpacificus isolate Combined female unplaced genomic scaffold, fHypTra1 scaffold_181, whole genome shotgun sequence genomic region, the following are encoded:
- the LOC124489156 gene encoding SAM and SH3 domain-containing protein 1-like, with protein sequence MNFFCFSLEGSTDSLYEPNQGRSLIRDLIPPCTRSPSLPRNKEKWRGSDPNLSSEQPQAHPAHSRKKKKRSTNKTRETTPVHLPSHVPTSTLENETTENTDRDPLSWQTYRDETVSVFTHNNPNEEAGTVYCQSVVPSVEHREKQLNLERREKDPLTQGVNFEAWKPNYEHSDCNRQDLTGEAEEELKGTLKRIQRLVKVKKGSGSEEGKTASDSSGHLADNVFKEDSPVITCIGLSKKTDKKPVKAASSPQRQPAQESSGGAGEGQCSLGAHAHRWSPTEVPPPWDPPYHTCPRLRVEHQVHGLDFTLPRATDWERFESLVQELDSKQALPPRVIRSITDVDISDSMRTSSYGRFNGPTLHASPTRPKYEGTLSAGREHVGSDQTSPGSLGRRIKAVSHTMCKRMGNNHVKPLSGETGQSGETESSEGGRGGADGGRSIASGRWRSSNSLGSLYSLNSGQSSSSGVTSGSDGFSHRDILRLDEDPPYPGQFCGRARVHTDFVPSPYDTESLKLKVGDTIDIISKPPMGIWTGILNGKLGNFKFVYVDVLVDKEPELPQKMRPPRKNPPSQPGTLHELLTRLNLEEYVSPLLLSGYHTVEDLRQLRDQHLMELNVTDLEHRRRLLAAFHCLKEPQWDDQKGGRANQEAGSPTASIKTNLNDHPRDSGCYMPTDCCDAEQTELPSGYPSLTVS encoded by the exons ATGAATTTCTTCTGCTTCTCACTG GAGGGCTCCACCGACAGCCTGTATGAACCCAATCAAGGCAGGTCTCTCATCAGGGACTTGATCCCCCCCTGCACCAGAAGTCCATCTCTCCCGAGGAACAAGGAGAAGTGGCGAGGCTCCGATCCCAACCTCTCCTCG GAACAGCCTCAGGCTCACCCGGCTCATtcgaggaagaaaaagaaaag ATCAACAAACAAAACTCGTGAAACCACTCCAGTTCATCTACC GTCACACGTACCAACATCAACACTGGAGAATGAAACAACAG AGAACACAGATAGAGATCCTCTCTCCTGGCAGACATACAGAGACGAGACGGTTTCCGTTTTCACCCATAACAATCCCAACGAAG AGGCGGGCACAGTCTACTGCCAGAGCGTCGTGCCGTCTGTGGAACACAGGGAGAAGCAGCTGAACcttgagagaagagaaaaagaccCTTTAACACAG GGAGTCAACTTTGAAGCATGGAAACCTAACTATGAGCACAGTGACTGCAATCGTCAAGATCTG ACAGGGGAAgcggaggaggagctgaagggGACGTTGAAGAGGATACAGAGGCTGGTGAAAGTGAAGAAGGGGAGTGGCTCGGAGGAGGGAAAGACGGCCTCGGACAGCAGCG GTCATTTGGCAGACAACGTCTTCAAAGAGGATAGTCCGGTCATAACCTGCATTGGGCTGAGTAAGAAGACAGACAAGAAGCCGGTCAAGGCGGCCTCGTCGCCGCAGCGCCAGCCGGCCCAGGAGAGCAGCGGAGGAGCCGGAGAAGGACAGTGCTCCCTAGGGGCTCACGCCCACCGCTGGAGCCCCACCGAAGTCCCTCCGCCTTGGGACCCGCCGTACCACACCTGCCCCCGTCTCCGGGTGGAACACCAGGTCCATGGTTTGGACTTCACTCTGCCTCGTGCCACAGACTGGGAGCGCTTCGAGAGCCTGGTGCAGGAGCTGGACAGCAAACAGGCTCTGCCCCCGCGGGTCATCCGCTCCATCACCGACGTGGACATCTCCGACTCCATG CGTACCAGCAGCTATGGGAGATTCAACGGCCCGACGCTACACGCATCGCCAACGAGGCCGAAATACGAAGGGACGTTG TCTGCAGGGAGAGAACACGTGGGGAGTGATCAGACCAGTCCAGGGAGTTTGGGGAGGAGGATTAAAGCCGTTTCCCACACCATGTGCAAGAGGATGGGAAATAATCACGTCAAACCCCTGTCCGGCGAAACG GGACAGAGCGGGGAAACGGAGAGCAGCGAGGGAGGCCGAGGAGGGGCCGACGGGGGTCGGTCGATCGCGAGCGGACGCTGGAGGTCCAGTAACTCCCTGGGAAGCCTCTACAGTCTCAACAGCGGGCAGAGCTCCTCCA GTGGAGTCACCAGTGGGTCGGATGGCTTCAGTCACAGAGACATCCTGAGACTGGACGAGGACCCTCCCTACCCTGGCCAGTTCTGTGGTAGAGCCCGGGTCCACACCGATTTCGTCCCCAGTCCGTACGACACTGAATCCCTCAAACTCAAG GTAGGGGACACGATCGACATCATCAGCAAGCCCCCCATGGGAATCTGGACTGGCATACTAAACGGCAAATTGGGTAACTTCAAATTTGTCTATGTGGACGTCCTGGTGGACAAGGAGCCCGAACTGCCCCAGAAAATGAGGCCGCCGAGGAAAAACCCTCCTTCCCAGCCAGGAACTTTACATGAACTCTTAACACGCCTTAACCTGGAG gAGTacgtctcccctctcctcctgagtgGCTACCATACCGTGGAGGACCTGCGACAGCTCAGAGACCAGCACCTGATGGAGCTCAACGTGACTGACCTGGAACACAGGCGTCGCTTGCTGGCTGCCTtccactgcctcaaagaacccCAAT GGGACGATCAGAAGGGAGGCAGGGCTAACCAGGAGGCTGGCTCTCCCACCGCGAGCATCAAGACCAACCTGAACGACCATCCCAGGGACTCCGGTTGCTACATGCCGACCGACTGCTGCGACGCAGAGCAAACCGAACTGCCATCCGGTTATCCTTCACTGACCGTCTCCTAA